From the Oncorhynchus keta strain PuntledgeMale-10-30-2019 chromosome 13, Oket_V2, whole genome shotgun sequence genome, the window agaaatgtgagataatgtctagatgctttttatagtggagatcaagtttataaattgcctggctgagCTGATGAGATGGTGGATTgctcagtcagatggaacagaataaataggcattttaacatcatagagtTATCTGGTggtaatttgtggaatagacAACGGTTGAAATGCCATTTTAACAAATCAGCATTCAGAATTAGACCCACACATTGTTTAAACACGCGTCACGTGGATCAATTACCTTACCTTATTGGACCTAATCTTTTTCGCTAGAATGGCATGGTCGGATCGACAGTCGGAAAAGAACATCTCCTGGAGTCTTTGGAACGTGGGAATGGTCGCTCTCTTGTTTTTGCCGTCCTGATGCTATGACGCATTACCAATGAGAAAGGAACACCGGGTGAACTGATACTAATAACGGTTATAAAAATCAATGTAAACGACTTATGTAGAACCATTGAACCCTCAAATTGGGTGATAAGAGAGCAGATAATCTTAAATGGAATATTATGAGACTAGCTGGGGCACCTAAACTCACCCGACGCAGTGAAGTAGAGCCATTGGAAATTAGTGGAAATATTACAACTTCTTTCACCTATGAACAAAATGGAAAATTGTAGCCTAACATTACAGGAAGCTCTTAATTAAAAGGTACACATTTATGTTCAGTTATAGTAAGTCATGTTAATTTAATATGAAAGCTACAAGGTGTGAGAAAAAAAAAGTTATAAAATTAGTTCACATTTTTACGAAAGCTACAAGGTGTCCATAATTGCAAATTAGCGCACACAGGAATAACGAAATAGTTGGGGACTTACTCTCCTTGTCTTCTTTTTGGGGACAATTCCGTTATTAGAAGTCCACATTGTTCTTAATTCTTGGATAGAATCACCCATCTTCATTGGCTGTCGCGCATTTATTTCTTATCCCGCTCGAAGCTTCAATGGCTCACCATCCACATTCACAATTCAACGCTGACAGTTTCATCTGTTCCACTGTGTTTGGAGAAGTGACAACTCCTTTGGCAATTAGTGTTGTCCAGGGCGGAGTTCCGAGTGATGGTTCATGTTCCACTAATAGTAAGCCAACTGCGACGCACTGACCCGGTGCGTATAAACGCATAATAAACGGACAGTTAACAGTTCTTTACTTACACCTCGGTTTAAGAATGCGTCGGGATATTCGAAAGTAAAGTTTATTTTCGGACATAGCTTTAATGACGTAGAAAAATAAGCTTCAGGCGGGCCTCCTATTCATTACTATGTTTTCTACACTCTAGATACTATTCAGATACATCGCCATGGGAaccaaatatcatacccccacaAAACTGGTGCAAGGGGATAAAGTATTTGGTATTCACATTAGGCCGTTTCCCTGTGTTTTTTCCCTTTATCAAAACGACAACAGAACATAAAATACACTACATTATGCCAGTGTATTTTTAGTTGGGAAACATGGACAAGCTAAAAATAAATATAAGAACAATATCGTAAtaatcatttttttttattaaaaaaaaaaaaaaaaaagtttctcCAGCACTTCTCTAAATGAAAGGGACACAGTATCACATATTCAGTCGTGTCCTTCATAACATGTTGAGTTTATGTTCCACACCACTGTACATCAGATACACTGAGGATCCTAAAGTCACACAGCCATACGTTGACAGTCCTGGTAAAGCACGTTTTACAGCTCTGATGCCTAGCAACTGAACCGGTCTCAAAGTGGACAGATTTTCAATTCCCTGGCAGTGATGACAGTACGTGGAAGTCTGGCTCATGGTAACAAGAGGTCCagatcattccactttgacaagCATACAGTACTAGTGAAAACAGACGACACTGCCACCCCGTCACCATTCACTCACCTCGACCTATTCCGACGGCACAAATACTAGCACACACCCGTACAAGCTTTCGTTGTTTCAATGCAGCTCACACTGCAATCCACCGTCATCACCACCGTTAAAACCAAAATGAGTCACACATTTGGGGTCTCATCCAAGCAAATGAAAAcagttaataaaaaaataaaaaaagccaCATTTTAAACTCCTTCCGATATGACACTAAACCACCTGTATGTGTGACGCCCTCTCAAAACGACAGCTTTGACAACTATTGATTGTGTTCAGGTGTAGAGGACCCAGTCTTCCCTTGGAGCGAAAAAGCGGCCATCTTGGGTGTGGTGTCTTGGGGCAGACTGGAAGGAGTCTACGGAGCAgcggccaggtcaggtcaggtgaTCTGAGTGAGGTCGGGAGACTTCACTTCCTGGTAAAAGCAGTACCAGagacctctccacctcctccacggCATTCTAGTCTTCCTCTTTACCGCCTGTTCTGCTCAACTGAAAAACGATAATATAGAGAAAAGCATTTAGAAATCACAGTAAGCTCAGATGGGGCATGTTTTTTAATGTATATTGGGAAATATGTAGTTTTTCCATTGTACTTACATGCTGGAGTGTCATGTTCAACAAGTTGAAGATGCAAGAAAGGAGAGAAATTAAAATGATGAACAAGAGTGCTATTGGCAACAAGGGTGCTATTGGCAACAAGGGTGCTAGTGGCAACAAGGGTGCTAGTGGCAACAAGGGTGCTAGTGGCAACAAGGGTGCTAGTGGCAACAAGGGTGCTAGTGGCAACAAGGGTGCTAGTGGCAACAAGGGTGCTAGTGGCAACAAGGGTGCTAGTGGCAACAAGGGTGCTAGTGGCAACACGGGTGCTAGTGGCAACAAGGGTGCTATTGCTAGTGGCAACAAGGGTGCTTGCGGCAACAAGGGTGCTAGTGGCAACAAGGGTGCTAGTGGCAACAAGGGTGCTAGTGGCAACAAGGGTGCTAGTGGCAACAAGGGTGCTAGTGGCAACAAGGGTGCTAGTGGCAACAAGGGTGCTAGTGGCAACAAGGGTGCTAGTGGCAACAAGGGTGCTTGCGGCAACAAGGGTGCTAGTGGCAACACGGGTGCTAGTGGCAACAAGGGTGCTAGTGGCAACAAGGGTGCTAGTGGCAGCAAGGGTGCTAGTGGCAACAAGGGTGCTAGTGGCAACAAGGGTGCTAAACAAGGGTGCTAGTGGCAACAAGGGTGCTAGTGGCAACAAGGGTGCTAGTGGCAACAAGGGTGCTTGCGGCAACAAGGGTGCTAGTGGCAACAAGGGTGCTAGTGGCAACAAGGGTGCTAGTGGCAACAAGGGTGCTAGTGGCAACAAGGGTGCTAGTGGCAACAAGGGTGCTAGTGGCAACAAGGGTGCTAGTGGCAACAAGGGTGCTAGTGGCAACAAGGGTGCTAGTGGCAACAAGGGTGCTAGTGGCAACAAGGGTGCTAGTGGCAACAAGGGTGCTAGTGGCAACAAGGGTGCTAGTGGCAACAAGGGTGCTAGTGGCAACAAGGGTGCTAGTGGCAACAAGGGTGCTAGTGGCAACAAGGGTGCTAGTGGCAACAAGGGTGCTAGCGGCAACACGGGTGCTCGCGGCAACACGGGTGCTAGCGGCAACACGGGTGCTATCAATAATAAGGGTGTCTTGTGAAATAAAATGAAAAATCAGACAGGACAACAAAAATAGTCGGCACAAAATCAACTGCCGTGAACTGACTGAGCGAATATACCTTGATGACGTCAACCCAGTCCCAGCCTCTGGGGAGCTCCCCTTTGTTATCTGTTGAAACCGTATAGTGTGTGAATAGCACCGTTTAAATATCAATAGCCTTgacttttaaaaaacaaaaagaaGGTGATTTGTGATGGAAAAGTAAATACTCAAGTCATTTCAGTCCCTTACCAGTTCTACATGTGATCTTCCTCTTCTGTGATTTGGTCAGCTGttccttcttctctttcttcttggCTGGGGCGTTGAGGTCACTGTTGGATGTTAGTGTCTGGGGGGGGGAAACACGTGACCTCTGGTTAATGAGCACAATGTGTATAGAAATACTAAACCGACTCCAACAGAAAGGCCCTTTCCAAGGCATTCTATTTCtgtgggtggttgtgtgtgtgtgtgtggtggttgtgtgtgtgtgtggttgtgtgtgtgtgtggtagtgtgtgtgtgtgtggttgtggttgtgtgtgtgtgtgtgtgtgtgtgtgtgtgtgtgtgtgtgtgttgtgtgtttgtgtgtgtgtggttgtgtgtggttgtgtgtggttgtgtgtgtgtgtgtgtggttgtgtgtaacACACTGACCACGGCAGTGACCACAGCTTGGTGGTTCTCCATCAGCGCTTCCTGGTTGTCTTTGGCCCACTCGAACAGGGTGTACATCATGGCAGTACCCAGGTTGGCCTCCACCTGCTCCTCCAACCCAGAGATGATCAGCTGCTTGGTCTCTGAAGATCTGATAAAataatcatttttagaataaaaCCTCATTTAGCTGGTGTTTTTTTACCCAAAAACGACTTACAGTCGCGTGCATACATTTTCCGTAGGAGTGGCCCCAGGAGGAATCTAAAACacactatcctggcattgcacGTGCCATGCGCTACCAAAAGAGTCACGGAGGACAGGACCAACTCAATGTAATTACCTCAGGAATTAGTTAGAAAACTTCATACATTAAAGTTATTTTGTATCTTTACAGGCTCGCTGCAAGTTTGGATCATGACCCAAACTTAggcatatggggcggcagggtagcctagtggttagagtgtagaggtggcagggtagcctagtggttagagcgttggtagcctagtaaccggaaggttgtaggtagcctagctgacaaggtacagagtgttgcccctgaacaggcagttaacccactgttcctagaccagttaacccactgttcaaccagttaacccctgttctgaccagttaacccactgttctgaccagttaacccctgttcctagacagttaacccactgttcctagacctgttaacccactgttcctagacctgttaacccactgttcctagaccagttaacccactgttcctcggccgtcattgaaaataagaatttgttcttaactgaattttttttttttacaaat encodes:
- the rwdd gene encoding RWD domain-containing protein 4 isoform X2: MNVCLMELEALRSIYEGDECFKEVSPVSFQFRIGEQEDSKAFILDISWPEMYPETAPEISLDGFFNKKISSETKQLIISGLEEQVEANLGTAMMYTLFEWAKDNQEALMENHQAVVTAVTLTSNSDLNAPAKKKEKKEQLTKSQKRKITCRTDNKGELPRGWDWVDVIKVYSLSQFTAVDFVPTIFVVLSDFSFYFTRHPYY
- the rwdd gene encoding RWD domain-containing protein 4 isoform X1, with amino-acid sequence MTANEDQEMELEALRSIYEGDECFKEVSPVSFQFRIGEQEDSKAFILDISWPEMYPETAPEISLDGFFNKKISSETKQLIISGLEEQVEANLGTAMMYTLFEWAKDNQEALMENHQAVVTAVTLTSNSDLNAPAKKKEKKEQLTKSQKRKITCRTDNKGELPRGWDWVDVIKVYSLSQFTAVDFVPTIFVVLSDFSFYFTRHPYY